From a single Oreochromis niloticus isolate F11D_XX linkage group LG3, O_niloticus_UMD_NMBU, whole genome shotgun sequence genomic region:
- the hdac8 gene encoding histone deacetylase 8, with product MSFRGDSDDDDSCCKRRVAYVYSPEYIQTCDTLSKVPNRASMVHSLIEAYGLLQHMSIVKPHVATIEEMAKFHTDSYLEHLHKISQDGDNDDPQSADYGLGYDCPVVEGIFDYAAGVGGATLTAAQTLLDQKCDVAINWAGGWHHAKKDEASGFCYVNDAVLGILRLREKYERVLYVDVDLHHGDGVEDAFSFTSKVMTVSLHKFSPGFFPGTGDLCDTGLGKGRWYAVNVPLEDGIKDDRYYQVFTSVLQEVRAQFNPEAIVMQLGADTMAGDPMCSFNMTPVGVGKCLQYVLQWQLPTLLLGGGGYNLANTARCWTYLTAEVLGKTLSSEIPDHEFFTEYGPDYSLEISPSCRPDRNDTKHLDQVISTIKGNLKNVV from the exons ATGAGTTTCAGAGGTGACAGCGATGATGACGACAGCTGCTGTAAACGAAGAGTCGCGTATGTTTACAGCCCGGAGTACATCCAGACCTGCGACACTTTATCCAAAGTGCCAAACCGG GCGAGTATGGTCCACTCACTGATAGAAGCCTATGGACTGCTTCAACACATGAG CATTGTCAAACCCCACGTGGCCACTATAGAGGAAATGGCCAAATTCCACACTGATTCCTACCTGGAGCATCTCCACAAGATCAGCCAGGACGGAGACAACGATGACCCCCAGTCCGCTGACTACGGCCTGG GCTATGACTGTCCAGTGGTCGAGGGCATATTTGACTACGCAGCAGGAGTAGGGGGCGCTACGCTGACGGCAGCTCAGACTCTGTTGGACCAAAAGTGTGACGTGGCCATCAACTGGGCAGGAGGGTGGCACCACGCCAAGAA GGATGAGGCTTCAGGCTTCTGTTACGTGAACGATGCTGTGCTGGGAATCCTCAGACTGAGAGAGAAATATGAAAGAGTCCTGTATGTGGACGTTGACCTGCATCATGGAGACG GTGTTGAAGATGCCTTCAGCTTCACATCCAAAGTTATGACCGTTTCACTGCACAAGTTCTCGCCCGGGTTCTTCCCAG GTACGGGTGACCTGTGTGACACCGGGCTGGGTAAAGGCCGCTGGTACGCTGTGAACGTCCCGCTGGAGGACGGCATCAAGGACGACAGATACTACCAGGTTTTTACCAG CGTCCTGCAGGAGGTGCGGGCACAGTTCAACCCGGAGGCGATAGTGATGCAGCTGGGTGCCGACACAATGGCGGGCGACCCTATGTGCTCCTTCAACATGACCCCTGTTGGGGTGGGCAAGTGTCTGCAGTATGTCCTGCAGTGGCAGCTACCTACACTACTGCTGGGCGGAG GAGGTTATAACCTGGCTAACACAGCTCGGTGTTGGACCTACCTGACAGCAGAAGTACTGGGAAAGACTCTCTCCTCTGAAATACCTGACCATGAG ttttttacaGAATACGGACCAGACTACTCGCTGGAGATCAGTCCGAGCTGTAGACCAGACCGCAACGACACCAAACACCTGGACCAGGTCATCAGCACCATCAAAG